In Paenibacillus xylanilyticus, the genomic window CTGTAAGCCTGATTAACTTGAACGTTTGTGGTTCAAGCCCTCATCCCACTCGGGATTGAGGGCTTTTTGCACCCTTTTTCCCAAATATAATTTGGAAGTTGGATTAGGGTGTTTAGACAGGGCAAAAAACGTGTTAATGAAGTATTATAGGAATGAGAGGTTTTTACATCTCCTGAAAGAGGAATTGAAGGCCTTTGAGGCGAATAGGGTATGGAAACCCCGTAAATATTTTCGGGCCATCACCATGATAATATGGTAATGAATGAGATACACTGATGGAACAACTTCTTTTTCAGAAAAGCTGCAGGTGCTAGGGAGACCATTTCTAAATATAAGGTCCCGGCACGTAATAAGGAGGGTGAACAAAAATGAGTTACTGTTGTGGGGCAAGTATGGTGGGAACAAAGGGCACGCTGAAGCATTACCGCACCCAGGTTCATAATGTTCCCCTGCTGTTTTGTCCGGTATGCCACCGGGTGGAAGTGCATTACAAAGTGGAAAATGAATATGAAATTTTGGCTGAATATGCGCATGGCGACGGAGCTTCCGAGATTGATTTTCAGGATTACGTGACAGAAGATGAGGATGCAATCTTCGAAAATTGCGTCAACCGCGAGAGCGAGGATGCTATGGTCATTGTTCAGCGACAGATTGACATGTCACTTGACCTCTTAAGACTGGCCAAGGAAATGAAGGATGAGAAGTGGGAGAGCGAACTCAAACGTCGATTAGCCGTAATGAGCCAGCGCAGACTTAAAATTCAGCACAATAAAAGCGGACTATAGATTAATTTGAATGCTAGGCTATAAATTGTTATGTAATCATTTGGATATGAACGAAGCTGATTCGCGATATTTGCGAAAAGGCTTCGTTTTTGTGTTTTGAAAAACGGGTATTTCGAGGTTTTTCTTAAAATAATTACCATTCGACACTTTCTCTGATTGACTCTCTTCTATAAACTTGTCTATGATAAAAACAGACTTGCAAAAGAGGCGGAGCAAATAAAATGTTCGTGTTTGGGAATAGGAGAAGGTTTTGAATGGAACAAACCACATATATTATTTTCCGGATCAATTGTTGGTTACCGGGAATAGACCAGCTAAGGTTCCGGACGTGCCATCCATATTTTCGGCTCAGCCCCCCAACGAAAGGGCACCGGTAATGAAAAATAAATCGGCCCTTCCTGTTTCTGTGATGATATGATGTCCGAATGGCAAGTTTATCATTTACGTGAAAAGGAGGAACCTGTCATGATTAGTGAATTTCAGGATACAGTGCCTCACCCAACGAACAGTTTCCCGCCTGTACATCTGGATTACAACAAATATGAAAATGTTCTGGAGCATTTGGATAGCGGTATTATGTTGTTTGACAGCAACGGTGTATTGACGTTTATTAACGTTCAAATGGCAAAATTGTTGGAGCTTCCCCGAAGTCTGTTGAGCGGCTGCACCCTGATGCAAATGCTGCATCATCCACAGATGAGCCGATTCAAGAAAAAGAAAATTTTACGGATCTACCGGGAGACCATCTTCCACCGTAAGCGCTATCATGAACTGATTGATGAGTATGGCAGACACTGGCTGGTCACGGTAACCTACGGAGATCAGATGGATGGAGATTTTTTGTTCAGTGTCAAGGACGTATCGGATTATAAACAAATAGAACAGACTGCTTATCAGAATGACAAGCTTGCCATGCTGGGACGCATTTCAGCATCCATCGCGCATGAAATACGCAATCCTTTGACAGCGATCCGCGGGTTTATACAGCTACTGCGCCCACATTTGCTGCAATTGGGGAAAGATGAATACGCCAGGATCATATTGACGGAGATTGACAGGGCGAACGATATTATTTACGAATTCCTGAATTCCTCCAAACCGTCTGCACCGCAGAAGACTATTATGTCGGTGGATTCCTTACTCAAAGAGGTGGTCTTACTAACGGAGAGCGAAGGCTTGATGAAAGGGTGCGAAATTACCCTCGATGAAGCAGACGCGCCGATGAACGTCTCCATTGATGTTAAACAGATTAAGCAGGTTATTCTGAATATGGTGAAAAATGCAATGGATGCCATCGAGGGCGTAGGCGAGGAGCATACAGGTCTCATACGAATCTCCACTGAAACCGAGAACAGGTATGTGCAGATTTCTATTACGGATAACGGTCAGGGTATGGACCACAACACGCTTGTACGTCTGTTCGATCCATTTTTCACGACAAAAGAGAGCGGGACAGGACTGGGTCTTTCGGTAAGTTATCGCATCATCAAAAACCATGGAGGCACAATCTCGGTTGACAGTAAAAAGGGTGAAGGAACCCGGTTTATAATTATGCTCCCATTAGTGTAATACGGCAGGATGAGCAGGAATCGGCATGTTGGCCGGTTCCTTTTGTTTTTTTTTGGAAGCATTATGGGTTATAGTTAGAATGAATGCGGATACATACTCATAGCTTGCGAAAGGAAGGTGCATGATGAATATTCAGGAAATGGAACAGATGAATAAACATCTGACGAAGCATGTGGGACAGGTTATTGTAGGCAAGGAGCGAACCATAGAACTGATCATGACCGCAGTTATCGCTTCAGGACATGTATTGCTTGAGGACGTACCGGGTACAGGAAAAACAATGCTGGCCAAATCGGTAGCTTCATCTTTGGATTGTACGTTTCAACGCATACAATTCACCCCTGACCTGCTGCCGTCTGATCTGACGGGGATTCACTTCTACAATCAAAAGTCTGGTGACTTCGAATTCAGAGCCGGTCCGTTGTTCGCGAACCTTGTGCTGGCCGACGAGATCAATCGGGCTACACCGCGAACCCAATCGAGCTTGCTGGAATGTATGGAAGAGCGACAGATCAGTATTGATGGCTCAACGAGACAGCTGGAACGTCCATTCATCGTAATAGCAACCCAGAACCCGATTGATAATCAGGGGACCTTCCCGCTGCCTGAGGCTCAAATGGATCGATTCATGATGAAAATTCGCATGGGTTACCCAAGCAGTGATGAAAGTGTAGAGATTCTGAGAAGGACTGTAGCCGGTCGTTCGGTTAACGATCTTACATCCATATTAAGTCGTGAGCAGCTTCTTGAGGCGCAGCGTACATACCAGTCCGTCCAGGTTGAAGAAGACCTGCTTAAATACATGGTTCGTCTTACAGAAGAGACACGCAGACATCCTGAGCTTTCGCTTGGTGTTAGTCCAAGGGGAGCGCAAGCTTTACTGAAGGCGTGTCAGGCATGGGCCGCATTGCATGGCAGGGATTACGTTCTACCAGATGATATCAAGGTTCTGGCTGAACCTGTACTGGCTCACCGACTTGTATTCCGTAACAGGGTGAGGCAACAGGAAGGCGCTGCGGAGCGGATCATTCATGAGATTCTGACACAGGCAGAGGTGCCAACGGAGAGCATTGGCACCGGCAGTGGACGGTAATTATGGCACTATTATGGCTAGTCATTGTAGGGGGCATTATCATTGGCCTACAAGGTGTATGGTTTGGACGCCCGGCATTACGAAGACTGAAGTATACACGTGAATTCAGCAAACTGCGCTGTTACGCAGGCGATGAGCTTGAGATGGTGGAAACAATAGCGAATGAGAAGCGGGTCACAGTACCCTGGCTGAGACTAGAGGCAATGATGCCCGGATCCTTTGTATTTCGCAGTGGTTCAGGCATGGATATTAGCCAGGGAGATATTTACCAGAATCACAAAAGTATATTTACCTTGAAACCATTTACGAGAATTACACGCAAGCATCCGATTATATGCAGTAAACGTGGTATCTACACGTTGAATACGGTGACCATGACAGGTGGAGATCTGTTTGGCGTCTGGCGCAGTACCCAACCGATCCCTGTTCATCTGTCCATGATCGTATATCCTTCGCTGGTCGCTGCTGAAGATCTGCCTG contains:
- a CDS encoding ATP-binding protein, yielding MISEFQDTVPHPTNSFPPVHLDYNKYENVLEHLDSGIMLFDSNGVLTFINVQMAKLLELPRSLLSGCTLMQMLHHPQMSRFKKKKILRIYRETIFHRKRYHELIDEYGRHWLVTVTYGDQMDGDFLFSVKDVSDYKQIEQTAYQNDKLAMLGRISASIAHEIRNPLTAIRGFIQLLRPHLLQLGKDEYARIILTEIDRANDIIYEFLNSSKPSAPQKTIMSVDSLLKEVVLLTESEGLMKGCEITLDEADAPMNVSIDVKQIKQVILNMVKNAMDAIEGVGEEHTGLIRISTETENRYVQISITDNGQGMDHNTLVRLFDPFFTTKESGTGLGLSVSYRIIKNHGGTISVDSKKGEGTRFIIMLPLV
- a CDS encoding AAA family ATPase translates to MNIQEMEQMNKHLTKHVGQVIVGKERTIELIMTAVIASGHVLLEDVPGTGKTMLAKSVASSLDCTFQRIQFTPDLLPSDLTGIHFYNQKSGDFEFRAGPLFANLVLADEINRATPRTQSSLLECMEERQISIDGSTRQLERPFIVIATQNPIDNQGTFPLPEAQMDRFMMKIRMGYPSSDESVEILRRTVAGRSVNDLTSILSREQLLEAQRTYQSVQVEEDLLKYMVRLTEETRRHPELSLGVSPRGAQALLKACQAWAALHGRDYVLPDDIKVLAEPVLAHRLVFRNRVRQQEGAAERIIHEILTQAEVPTESIGTGSGR